One genomic region from Prionailurus bengalensis isolate Pbe53 chromosome C1, Fcat_Pben_1.1_paternal_pri, whole genome shotgun sequence encodes:
- the TAF13 gene encoding transcription initiation factor TFIID subunit 13 yields MADEEEDPTFEEESEEIGGGAEGGQGKRKRLFSKELRCMMYGFGDDQNPYTESVDILEDLVIEFITEMTHKAMSIGRQGRVQVEDIVFLIRKDPRKFARVKDLLTMNEELKRARKAFDEANYGS; encoded by the exons ATGGCAGACGAGGAGGAAGATCCTACC TTTgaggaagaaagtgaagaaattgGAGGAGGTGCAGAAGGTGGACAGGGTAAAAGGAAGAGACTTTTTTCTAAAGAAT TGCGATGTATGATGTATGGGTTTGGGGATGACCAGAATCCTTATACTGAGTCAGTGGATATTCTTGAAGACCTTGTCATAGAGTTCATCACTgaaatg ACTCACAAGGCAATGTCAATCGGAAGACAAGGTCGGGTACAAGTTGAAGATATCGTCTTCTTGATTCGAAAGGACCCAAGGAAGTTTGCTAGGGTTAAAGACTTGCTTACTATGAATGAAGAATTGAAACGAGCTAGAAAAGCATTTGATGAGGCAAACTATGGATCTTGA
- the TMEM167B gene encoding protein kish-B — MTNVYSLDGILVFGLLFVCTCAYFKKVPRLKTWLLSEKKGVWGVFYKAAVIGTRLHAAVAVACVVMAFYVLFVK, encoded by the exons ATGACGAACG TGTACTCCTTGGATGGGATCCTGGTGTTTGGTTTGCTCTTTGTTTGCACCTGTGCTTACTTCAAGAAAGTACCTCGTCTCAAAACCTGGCTGCTATCAGAGAAGAAGGGAGTTTGGGGTGTGTTTTACAAAG CCGCTGTGATTGGAACCAGGCTGCATGCTGCTGTGGCAGTCGCCTGTGTTGTAATGGCCTTTTACGTCCTGTTTGTAAAATGA